In Sulfitobacter sp. M39, the following proteins share a genomic window:
- a CDS encoding MAPEG family protein — translation MTPELTVLTLAALLQVVTFVAYAIPANRELGPGYTMSARDREPSKSLSDSTARLGRAFNNMFEALALFAVAVVVLQLSGQNTTYTAILAWIFLAARVAYVPAYALGLRPGRSLIWAVGLGATVLMLLAALF, via the coding sequence ATGACACCCGAACTCACCGTTCTGACCCTCGCAGCGCTGCTTCAGGTCGTGACCTTTGTCGCCTATGCGATCCCTGCCAACCGCGAGCTTGGCCCCGGCTACACCATGTCCGCGCGCGACCGTGAACCGTCGAAATCGCTCTCCGACAGCACCGCCCGTCTGGGCCGCGCGTTCAACAATATGTTCGAAGCGCTGGCGCTTTTCGCCGTCGCCGTCGTGGTGCTGCAGCTGTCCGGCCAGAACACGACCTACACCGCCATTCTCGCATGGATCTTCCTCGCGGCCCGCGTCGCCTATGTGCCAGCCTATGCGCTTGGCCTGCGGCCCGGACGCTCGCTGATCTGGGCCGTGGGCCTTGGTGCGACGGTGCTGATGCTGCTGGCCGCGCTGTTTTGA
- a CDS encoding MAPEG family protein yields the protein MMTETTILAAYGLLVMLTILLQVLGGVQQLSLGYLISSRDEDRSMTGMTARVKRALDNSIVAMALFAPAVLILEMLDRTTATSLLAAQVFLIARIIYLPVYALGVPAIRTLAWLAGFAATAILYFLAL from the coding sequence ATGATGACAGAGACCACGATCCTTGCCGCATACGGCCTGCTCGTTATGCTGACAATCTTGCTTCAGGTTCTGGGCGGTGTCCAACAACTCAGCTTGGGCTATCTGATCTCGTCGCGCGACGAAGACCGGTCGATGACCGGTATGACGGCCCGGGTGAAACGCGCATTGGACAACTCCATCGTGGCAATGGCGCTTTTTGCCCCGGCGGTGCTGATTCTCGAGATGCTGGACCGCACCACTGCCACGTCCCTGCTGGCCGCACAGGTCTTCCTCATCGCGCGGATCATCTATCTGCCGGTCTATGCCCTTGGCGTGCCCGCGATCCGGACCCTCGCATGGCTGGCGGGCTTTGCCGCCACCGCCATTCTCTACTTCCTCGCGCTATAG
- the odhB gene encoding 2-oxoglutarate dehydrogenase complex dihydrolipoyllysine-residue succinyltransferase, whose protein sequence is MTSEVRVPTLGESVTEATVATWFKKPGDSVAVDEMLCELETDKVTVEVPSPVAGTLADIVAAEGETVGVDALLANISEGDAAPAKSEAPKAVDAGAEDVKPRDAADDVDVMVPTLGESVSEATVSTWFKNVGDHVEADEMLCELETDKVSVEVPAPTSGTLTQIIAEEGSTVEANGKLAVISQGEGGSASKPADDTAEPKAGGQVPAPGNAPSGDVEDAPSAKKAMAEAGISRDQVTGTGRDGRVMKEDVAKAVAAGKNAAKPAAAAPRAPSAPQDAAREERVKMTRLRQTIAKRLKDSQNTAAMLTTYNEVDMTEIMALRNEYKDLFLKKHGVKLGFMSFFTKACIHALNEVPEVNAEIDGTDVVYKNYVNMGIAAGTPTGLVVPVVKDAQAMSFADIEKEIGELGAKARDGKLSMADMQGGTFTISNGGVYGSLMSSPILNPPQSGILGMHKIQDRPMAINGQVVIRPMMYLALSYDHRIVDGKGAVTFLVRVKEALEDPRRLLMDL, encoded by the coding sequence ATGACTAGCGAAGTACGCGTCCCTACCTTGGGTGAATCCGTAACCGAAGCGACCGTGGCAACATGGTTCAAAAAGCCCGGCGATAGCGTCGCAGTCGACGAAATGCTCTGCGAGCTGGAAACCGATAAGGTCACCGTCGAAGTGCCCTCCCCCGTGGCGGGCACTCTGGCCGATATCGTTGCCGCCGAAGGCGAAACCGTCGGCGTTGACGCGCTGCTGGCCAATATCTCCGAAGGGGATGCGGCCCCAGCGAAATCCGAAGCCCCCAAGGCGGTCGATGCTGGTGCCGAAGACGTGAAACCCCGCGACGCTGCCGATGATGTCGACGTCATGGTCCCCACCTTGGGCGAATCCGTGTCCGAGGCGACCGTCAGCACGTGGTTTAAGAACGTCGGTGACCACGTCGAAGCCGATGAAATGCTGTGCGAGTTGGAAACCGATAAGGTCAGCGTCGAAGTGCCCGCGCCGACTTCGGGCACGCTGACCCAGATCATCGCCGAAGAAGGCAGCACGGTCGAAGCCAACGGCAAGCTCGCCGTGATCAGCCAGGGCGAAGGCGGCAGCGCAAGCAAACCCGCCGACGATACCGCTGAACCCAAAGCGGGCGGTCAGGTCCCTGCCCCCGGCAACGCCCCCTCGGGCGATGTCGAAGACGCGCCTTCCGCCAAGAAAGCGATGGCCGAAGCCGGCATCAGCCGCGATCAGGTCACCGGCACAGGCCGTGACGGTCGTGTGATGAAGGAAGACGTGGCCAAGGCCGTTGCCGCGGGCAAGAACGCGGCAAAACCTGCCGCCGCCGCGCCACGCGCCCCATCGGCTCCCCAGGACGCCGCCCGCGAGGAACGCGTCAAGATGACCCGTCTGCGCCAGACCATCGCGAAACGTCTGAAAGACAGCCAGAACACCGCCGCCATGCTGACGACCTATAACGAGGTCGACATGACAGAGATCATGGCCCTTCGGAACGAATACAAAGACCTGTTCCTGAAAAAGCACGGCGTTAAACTCGGCTTCATGTCCTTCTTCACCAAGGCCTGCATCCACGCCCTGAACGAAGTGCCCGAAGTGAACGCCGAAATCGACGGCACCGATGTGGTCTACAAGAACTACGTCAACATGGGCATCGCGGCTGGCACACCCACCGGTCTGGTCGTACCCGTGGTCAAGGACGCGCAAGCAATGTCCTTTGCCGACATCGAAAAGGAAATCGGTGAACTGGGGGCCAAGGCCCGCGACGGGAAACTGTCCATGGCGGATATGCAGGGCGGCACCTTCACCATCTCTAACGGTGGTGTCTATGGCTCGCTGATGTCCTCGCCGATCCTGAACCCGCCACAATCGGGTATCCTCGGGATGCACAAGATCCAGGACCGCCCCATGGCGATCAATGGTCAGGTCGTGATCCGTCCGATGATGTATCTGGCGCTCAGCTATGACCACCGCATCGTGGACGGCAAAGGTGCCGTGACCTTCCTCGTCCGCGTGAAAGAAGCGCTCGAAGACCCACGTCGCCTGCTGATGGACCTGTAA
- a CDS encoding 2-oxoglutarate dehydrogenase E1 component produces the protein MTDHPKNDQFHDTSFLEGQNGEYLEAMYARYASDPNAVDGAWQAFFEAMDDDHADVQAEAAGPSWARSDWPPVPQDDLTSALTGQWPVPTEAKAAGQKITEKASSKGIELSDAQVQRAVLDSIRALMLIRAYRIRGHLAADLDPLGMRDSDTHPELDPAAYGFGPKDMDRPIFIDNVLGLEIATMKQIVDIVKSTYCGTFALQYMHISDPEQAAWLKERIEGYGKEIQFTRNGRKAILNKLVEAEGFEKFLHVKYMGTKRFGLDGGESLIPAMEQIIKRGGQLGIQDIVIGMPHRGRLSVLANVMQKPYRAIFNEFQGGSFKPDDVDGSGDVKYHLGASSDREFDGNTVHLSLTANPSHLEAVNPVVLGKVRAKQDQLNDKERTSVMPILLHGDAAFAGQGVVAECFALSGLRGHRTGGTMHIVVNNQIGFTTAPHFSRSSPYPTDNALVVESPIFHVNGDDPEAVVHAARVATEFRQKFKKDVVIDLICYRRFGHNEGDEPMFTNPVMYKKIKKQKTTLTLYTERLVKDGLIPEGEIEDMKAAFQEKMNTEFEAGKEYRPNKADWLDGKWSHLDKAKEKKYQRGKTAIAAETMADVGKALTAAPDGFPLHKTVARLLDAKAEMFKSGEGFDWATAEALAFGSLLTEGYKVRLSGQDSARGTFSQRHSALINQENEDRYYPLNHIREGQAEYEVIDSMLSEYAVLGFEYGYSLAEPNALTLWEAQFGDFANGAQIMFDQFISSGESKWLRMSGLVCLMPHGYEGQGPEHSSARLERFLTMCGGDNWIVANCTTPANYFHLLRRQLHRSYRKPLMLMTPKSLLRHKLAVSKAEEFTTGSSFHRVLWDDAEQGNSDTTLAADDKIKRVVMCSGKVYYDLLEERDARGIDDIYLLRFEQFYPFPAQSAVKELERFKNAEMVWCQEEPKNQGAWSFIEPNIEWVLGRIDATHTRPTYVGRATSASPATGLASQHKAQQAALVDDALTIEGK, from the coding sequence GGCCCCCCGTCCCGCAGGACGATCTGACCTCTGCATTGACCGGCCAGTGGCCCGTCCCGACCGAAGCGAAAGCCGCCGGTCAGAAGATTACCGAAAAAGCCTCCTCCAAGGGGATCGAACTGTCTGACGCGCAGGTACAACGTGCCGTGCTCGACAGTATCCGCGCGTTGATGCTGATCCGCGCCTACCGTATCCGTGGCCACCTTGCCGCCGATCTTGACCCGCTTGGCATGCGCGACAGCGACACCCACCCTGAACTGGACCCGGCCGCCTATGGCTTCGGGCCCAAGGACATGGATCGCCCGATCTTTATCGACAACGTGCTTGGCCTTGAGATCGCGACGATGAAACAGATCGTCGATATCGTCAAAAGCACCTACTGCGGCACCTTCGCGCTGCAATATATGCACATCTCTGATCCCGAACAGGCCGCGTGGCTGAAAGAGCGGATCGAGGGCTACGGCAAGGAAATCCAGTTCACCCGTAATGGCCGAAAAGCCATCCTGAACAAGCTGGTAGAGGCCGAGGGCTTCGAGAAATTCCTGCACGTCAAGTACATGGGTACCAAGCGCTTTGGCCTTGATGGGGGCGAAAGCCTGATCCCCGCGATGGAGCAGATCATCAAACGCGGCGGTCAGCTGGGCATTCAGGACATTGTGATCGGCATGCCGCACCGTGGCCGTCTGTCGGTGCTGGCAAACGTCATGCAGAAACCCTACCGCGCTATCTTCAACGAATTTCAGGGCGGCAGCTTTAAACCCGATGATGTCGACGGGTCCGGCGATGTGAAATATCACCTTGGCGCGTCCTCTGACCGTGAATTCGACGGCAACACCGTCCACTTGTCGTTGACCGCCAACCCCTCGCACCTTGAGGCCGTAAACCCCGTTGTTCTGGGCAAGGTCCGCGCCAAGCAGGACCAGCTGAACGACAAGGAACGCACCTCCGTGATGCCGATCCTGCTGCACGGGGATGCGGCCTTTGCCGGTCAGGGTGTCGTGGCCGAATGTTTCGCTCTCTCGGGCCTACGCGGGCACCGTACCGGCGGGACCATGCATATCGTGGTGAACAACCAGATCGGCTTCACCACAGCGCCGCACTTCAGCCGCTCCAGCCCCTACCCCACCGATAACGCGCTGGTGGTTGAGTCACCCATCTTCCACGTTAACGGCGACGACCCCGAAGCTGTCGTGCACGCCGCGCGCGTGGCGACGGAATTCCGTCAGAAGTTCAAGAAAGACGTGGTCATCGACCTGATCTGCTACCGCCGCTTTGGTCACAACGAAGGCGACGAGCCGATGTTCACCAACCCGGTGATGTACAAGAAGATCAAAAAGCAAAAGACCACGCTGACGCTCTATACCGAGCGGCTGGTGAAAGACGGCCTGATCCCCGAGGGGGAAATCGAGGATATGAAAGCCGCTTTCCAGGAGAAGATGAACACCGAATTCGAGGCTGGCAAAGAATACCGCCCCAACAAGGCCGATTGGCTGGATGGCAAGTGGTCGCACCTCGATAAGGCCAAGGAAAAGAAATACCAGCGTGGCAAGACAGCCATAGCCGCCGAAACCATGGCGGATGTGGGCAAGGCGCTGACCGCCGCACCCGACGGCTTTCCGCTGCATAAAACCGTGGCGCGCCTGCTGGACGCCAAGGCCGAGATGTTCAAATCCGGCGAAGGCTTCGACTGGGCCACAGCCGAGGCGCTGGCCTTTGGCTCGCTCTTGACCGAAGGGTACAAGGTGCGCCTGTCCGGTCAGGACTCCGCCCGCGGCACGTTCTCGCAGCGTCATTCGGCCCTGATCAATCAGGAGAACGAAGACCGCTACTATCCGCTGAACCACATCCGCGAAGGTCAGGCAGAATACGAAGTCATCGACTCCATGCTGTCGGAATACGCGGTTCTGGGCTTTGAATACGGCTACTCGCTGGCGGAACCCAACGCGCTGACCCTGTGGGAAGCGCAGTTCGGCGACTTTGCCAACGGCGCGCAGATCATGTTCGACCAGTTCATTTCCTCGGGCGAAAGCAAATGGCTGCGCATGTCCGGCCTCGTCTGCCTGATGCCCCATGGCTATGAAGGCCAGGGGCCCGAGCACTCCTCCGCGCGTCTTGAACGGTTCCTGACCATGTGCGGCGGTGACAACTGGATCGTGGCGAATTGCACCACACCCGCGAACTACTTCCACCTGCTGCGCCGCCAACTGCACCGCAGCTACCGCAAGCCGCTGATGCTGATGACGCCGAAATCCCTGCTGCGCCACAAGCTGGCCGTCAGCAAGGCCGAGGAATTCACCACCGGCTCCTCTTTCCACCGCGTCCTCTGGGACGATGCGGAACAGGGCAACTCGGACACCACATTGGCGGCGGACGACAAGATCAAGCGCGTCGTCATGTGTTCGGGCAAGGTCTATTACGACCTGCTGGAAGAACGCGACGCCCGTGGCATCGACGACATCTACCTGCTGCGTTTCGAACAATTCTACCCGTTCCCCGCGCAATCCGCTGTGAAAGAGCTGGAACGCTTCAAGAATGCGGAAATGGTATGGTGTCAGGAAGAGCCCAAGAACCAAGGGGCATGGTCCTTCATCGAACCCAATATCGAATGGGTTCTGGGCCGTATCGACGCCACCCACACCCGTCCGACCTATGTCGGTCGCGCCACCTCGGCCTCGCCTGCGACCGGCCTTGCCTCCCAACACAAAGCACAACAAGCAGCCCTCGTTGACGATGCGCTGACCATCGAAGGAAAATAA